From a region of the Panthera uncia isolate 11264 chromosome B1, Puncia_PCG_1.0, whole genome shotgun sequence genome:
- the KBTBD11 gene encoding kelch repeat and BTB domain-containing protein 11, translating into MENPVPPCALYPREDQGRGAEAGGAFAQGACGQAGDRGGAAAAPGEGSLQPPDAQTPCSLSASLCFSSGDDSPPQSRASAPEGAATPPPSRRSGQRVVERQWEVGSAGAASPADSASPEEPASAEERASPEEPASLEEPVSAEEPASPEEPASLEEPATPEEPASPEEPGDPAPVPPGVGPAHGEPDLVIEVSGRRLRAHKAVLAARSDYFRARASRDVLRVQGVGWAALRLLLAYAYSGQMAGVRPDNVAEVVAGARRLQLPCAVQRATDAVAPQLSLANCYEVLSAAKRQRLAELRDAAYRFMSDHYLDRAGSRPQSPSGDAEARGDAAVYCLHEAAGEWRELTRLPEGAPARGCGLCVLYNYLFVAGGVGPAGPDGRARPSDQVFCYNPATDRWSTVRPLRQARSQLQLLALDGHLYAVGGECLLSVERYDPRADRWAAVAPLPRGAFAVAHEAATCNGEIYVSGGSLFYRLLKYDPRRDEWQECPCSSSRERSAAMVALDGFIYRFDLGGGRGDSQAAAAPAGGVSVLRYHCLAKQWSRCAAHLRPPGAPSGLQPFRCAALDGAIYCVSRAGTWRFVPPRDSEPGADVGAGEGGSFEPAPLRAPLDARGALFPFVLNLPEKPDRGEEGAA; encoded by the exons ATGGAGAACCCGGTGCCCCCCTGCGCCCTCTACCCCCGGGAGGACCAGGGCCGCGGGGCCGAGGCCGGGGGCGCCTTTGCGCAGGGAGCGTGCGGCCAGGCCGGGGACCGGGGCGGCGCTGCCGCGGCTCCGGGAGAGGGCAGCCTGCAGCCACCAGACGCGCAGACACCCTGCAGTCTGAGCGCGTCGCTGTGCTTCAGCTCCGGGGACGACTCCCCGCCGCAGTCTCGCGCCTCCGCGCCGGAGGGCGCAGCGACTCCCCCGCCCTCGCGTCGCAGCGGCCAGCGGGTGGTGGAGAGGCAGTGGGAGGTCGGCAGCGCGGGCGCCGCGTCCCCCGCGGACTCCGCGTCGCCGGAAGAGCCCGCGTCCGCCGAGGAGCGCGCGTCCCCGGAGGAGCCCGCGTCCCTGGAGGAGCCGGTGTCCGCCGAGGAGCCCGCGTCCCCGGAGGAGCCCGCGTCCCTGGAGGAGCCCGCGACCCCGGAAGAGCCCGCGTCCCCGGAGGAGCCCGGGGACCCCGCGCCGGTGCCCCCCGGCGTCGGGCCCGCGCACGGGGAGCCCGACCTGGTCATCGAGGTGTCCGGCCGCCGGCTGCGGGCGCACAAAGCGGTGCTGGCGGCGCGCAGCGACTACTTCCGCGCGCGCGCGTCGCGGGACGTGCTGCGGGTGCAGGGCGTGGGCTGGGCGGCGCTGCGCCTGCTGCTGGCCTACGCGTACAGCGGCCAGATGGCGGGCGTGCGACCCGACAACGTGGCCGAGGTGGTGGCCGGCGCGCGCCGCCTGCAGCTGCCGTGCGCCGTGCAGCGCGCCACCGACGCCGTGGCTCCTCAGCTGAGCCTGGCCAACTGCTACGAGGTGCTGAGCGCGGCCAAGCGGCAGCGGCTGGCGGAGCTCCGCGACGCGGCCTACCGCTTCATGAGCGACCACTACCTGGAC CGCGCGGGCAGCCGCCCGCAGAGCCCGTCGGGGGACGCCGAGGCCCGCGGCGACGCCGCCGTCTACTGCCTGCACGAGGCGGCCGGCGAGTGGCGCGAGCTGACGCGGCTGCCCGAGGGCGCGCCGGCGCGGGGCTGCGGGCTGTGCGTGCTCTACAACTACCTCTTCGTGGCCGGCGGCGTGGGGCCCGCGGGGCCCGACGGCCGCGCGCGCCCCTCGGACCAGGTCTTCTGCTACAACCCGGCCACCGACCGCTGGAGCACCGTGCGGCCGCTGCGCCAGGCGCGCTCGCAGCTGCAGCTGCTGGCCCTGGACGGCCACCTGTACGCTGTGGGCGGCGAGTGCCTGCTCAGCGTGGAGCGCTACGACCCGCGCGCCGACCGCTGGGCCGCCGTGGCCCCGCTGCCCCGGGGCGCCTTCGCCGTGGCGCACGAGGCCGCCACCTGCAACGGCGAGATCTACGTGTCCGGGGGCTCCCTCTTCTACCGCCTGCTCAAGTACGACCCGCGGCGCGACGAGTGGCAGGAGTGCCCGTGCAGCAGCAGTAGGGAGCGCTCCGCCGCCATGGTGGCCCTGGACGGCTTCATCTACCGCTTCGACCTGGGCGGGGGCCGCGGCGACTCGCAGGCGGCCGCCGCGCCGGCGGGGGGCGTCAGCGTGCTGCGCTACCACTGCCTGGCCAAGCAGTGGAGCCGCTGCGCCGCGCACCTGCGGCCCCCGGGCGCGCCGTCCGGCCTGCAGCCCTTCCGCTGCGCCGCGCTGGACGGCGCCATCTACTGCGTGAGCCGCGCGGGCACCTGGCGCTTCGTGCCCCCGCGGGACAGCGAGCCCGGCGCGGACGTGGGCGCGGGCGAGGGCGGCAGCTTCGAGCCCGCGCCGCTCCGCGCCCCCTTGGACGCCCGAGGCGCGCTCTTCCCGTTCGTGCTCAACCTGCCCGAGAAGCCGGACCGAGGCGAGGAGGGCGCCGCGTAG